From a region of the Hippopotamus amphibius kiboko isolate mHipAmp2 chromosome 3, mHipAmp2.hap2, whole genome shotgun sequence genome:
- the LOC130849592 gene encoding olfactory receptor 5D13-like: MWLAEGNQSAGATFTLLGFSEFPDLQVPLFLGFLSIYTVTVLGNLGMVLTIKVSPRLHTPMYFFLSHLSFVDFCYSTTVTPKLLENLVVEDRTVSFTGCIMQFFLACVFAVAETLMLAVMAYDRFIAVCKPLLYTMVMSPKVCASLVAGPYTWGVVSSLTLTYFLLELSFCGSNIINNFVCEHSVIVSVSCSDPYISQVLCFVIAIFNEVSSLVIILTTYISIFATIIKMPSAGGRQKAFSTCASHLTAITIFHGTILFLYCVPSFKNSWLIVKVGTAIYTVVIPMLNPLIYSLRNKDVKESVRKLMNHLIQF; this comes from the coding sequence CTTGGGCTTCTCAGAGTTTCCCGACCTCCAGGTTCCCTTGTTCCTGGGGTTCCTGAGCATCTACACGGTCACTGTGCTGGGGAACCTGGGCATGGTCCTGACTATCAAGGTCAGCCCCagactccacacccccatgtacttcttcctcagccaTCTGTCCTTTGTTGATTTCTGTTATTCCACCACAGTTACACCCAAACTCTTGGAGAACTTGGTTGTGGAAGACAGAACTGTCTCTTTCACAGGATGCATCATGCAATTCTTCTTGGCCTGTGTATTTGCAGTGGCAGAAACATTAATGTTggcagtgatggcctatgaccgatTCATAGCAGTCTGTAAGCCTCTTCTCTACACAATGGTCATGTCCCCAAAGGTCTGTGCATCACTGGTGGCTGGGCCCTACACGTGGGGTGTTGTCTCTTCCCTGACACTCACCTATTTCCTCCTGGAATTATCCTTCTGTGGGTCTAACATCATAAATAATTTTGTCTGTGAGCACTCTGTCATTGTCTCCGTCTCCTGCTCGGATCCCTATATCAGCCAAGTGCTGTGTTTTGTTATCGCCATATTCAATGAGGTGAGCAGCCTTGTAATTATCCTCACtacttatatttccatttttgccaCTATCATAAAAATGCCTTCTGCGGGCGGGCGCCAAAAAGCCTTCTCTACTTGTGCCTCCCATCTGACCGCCATCACCATTTTCCATGGGACTATCCTGTTCCTTTATTGTGTACCCAGCTTCAAAAACTCGTGGCTCATAGTCAAAGTAGGTACTGCAATTTATACAGTGGTGATTCCCATGCTGAACCCTCTGATCTATAGCCTCAGAAACAAAGATGTGAAAGAGAGTGTCAGGAAATTAATGAATCACTTAATACAATTTTGA